In one window of Leptospira andrefontaineae DNA:
- a CDS encoding TIGR04388 family protein has translation SCKVQNMDATLLYASNQMMNFLNNELGVVQDALQDLINGGNGGGTYLYGDADDDRSYGNTNCLSSGNLCGEDHPEANITSPNYVSISDLLNGNSGNSQIGNAIMAYLDSLVNQDGKFTMMDLVNSITNAYSDSLLATNDPLRLLNLSTGSTITGISDMDLVAFNPEIAQVLGITAYCPDWAGCYSGNLLNPGTGIYGANQSYYDFIVANGSGDFYDYIAREAGGWTGIPLLLNVPLEQSAAWVQFSYSTQNNNTSANATTYQDMVIQLQGFQYNWVQNVMPSITNWVAQVANYQAQYDNWQIEKAEAIAEAQSTYSQGVSDLQEQEAAWMASMTSTQNAAEKAFNAAENALRDAKGQGNYDSLYQQIMAGLNQGKGGLNANSEASADLVSYTEILANLSKGLNDKSTSAIPDSTLLSNFANNFSNLVAGVSNLSLLSATNNSVMDSTANYMLSIADSMKNEKTFKQNAVGKLLEANKIETKEVDGETYVLDSHGKRIAILDDNNEQKKDCPLPNAIYNVMRPPSSSHKSELVHSKPDAIEVEFPEKLYLKQFFR, from the coding sequence TTCTTGCAAAGTCCAAAACATGGATGCAACTTTGTTATATGCATCCAATCAGATGATGAATTTCTTAAATAACGAGTTAGGTGTTGTTCAAGATGCGTTGCAAGATCTGATCAATGGAGGGAATGGAGGCGGTACATATCTTTATGGAGATGCCGATGATGACAGATCTTATGGAAATACGAACTGCCTTTCCAGTGGGAATTTATGTGGAGAGGATCATCCGGAAGCTAATATAACTTCTCCGAACTATGTTTCCATTAGTGATTTATTAAACGGTAATTCAGGTAATTCTCAGATTGGAAACGCAATCATGGCGTATTTGGATTCCTTGGTGAACCAAGACGGCAAGTTTACAATGATGGATCTGGTCAATTCGATTACGAATGCTTACTCGGACAGTTTACTTGCAACAAATGATCCGCTCAGATTATTAAATTTATCCACAGGGTCAACGATCACCGGTATTTCAGATATGGATTTAGTTGCTTTCAATCCGGAGATAGCACAAGTCTTAGGTATTACAGCTTATTGTCCGGATTGGGCAGGGTGTTATAGCGGGAATCTTTTAAATCCTGGTACAGGGATTTATGGAGCTAACCAAAGTTATTATGATTTTATCGTAGCAAACGGAAGTGGAGATTTTTACGATTATATCGCTCGGGAAGCAGGAGGTTGGACAGGGATCCCTCTTCTTCTTAACGTTCCTTTAGAACAATCTGCAGCATGGGTGCAATTTTCTTATTCTACTCAAAACAATAATACAAGCGCAAACGCAACAACTTACCAGGACATGGTCATCCAACTACAAGGATTCCAGTATAATTGGGTCCAGAACGTTATGCCTTCTATCACAAACTGGGTGGCACAAGTAGCGAATTACCAGGCACAATATGATAATTGGCAGATCGAAAAAGCAGAAGCAATTGCAGAAGCGCAAAGCACATATAGCCAAGGTGTGAGCGATCTTCAGGAGCAAGAAGCTGCATGGATGGCTTCTATGACTTCTACCCAGAATGCAGCGGAGAAGGCGTTTAACGCGGCAGAGAATGCTCTCAGGGATGCAAAAGGCCAAGGCAATTACGATTCTTTATACCAACAGATCATGGCAGGTTTGAACCAGGGTAAAGGGGGCTTAAATGCAAACTCGGAAGCTTCAGCTGATTTAGTTTCTTATACAGAGATCTTAGCGAATTTATCCAAAGGATTGAATGACAAGTCTACTAGTGCCATTCCGGACTCTACTCTTCTAAGCAATTTTGCGAATAACTTTTCGAATTTAGTTGCGGGAGTTTCTAATCTTTCTCTTCTTTCTGCTACGAATAATAGCGTAATGGATAGTACTGCGAATTATATGCTCAGCATCGCAGACTCGATGAAAAACGAGAAAACTTTCAAACAGAATGCAGTAGGAAAACTCTTAGAAGCGAATAAAATTGAGACCAAGGAAGTAGATGGGGAAACTTACGTCTTAGATTCTCATGGGAAAAGAATCGCAATTTTAGATGATAATAACGAACAAAAGAAAGACTGTCCCCTGCCAAATGCAATATACAACGTTATGCGGCCTCCTTCTTCCAGTCATAAAAGTGAATTAGTCCATTCAAAACCGGATGCGATTGAAGTGGAATTTCCGGAGAAGCTCTACTTGAAACAATTCTTCCGGTAG
- a CDS encoding integrase core domain-containing protein, which produces MKYKKILPIINRLTLENPNWGYQWIQSELQYLGIDIPLTTLRRIILRIKPLPPKIEILRKRWKTFLKNQTAHIAAMDFLTIKCFGFTTLYCFFIIEHHSRRVLHFNLTFQPSAEWMIRQLKDTFPFQSNIQYLILDNDSMFNQAVLNSMIQLGISPIRTSIKSPWQNAFAERWIGSVRKDLLNHIIVFGENHARSLLKEYVQYYNKMRPHQGLDGDTPTGRIVSSRASPEIPLQSHPVLNGLIHFYDWKKEAA; this is translated from the coding sequence TTGAAATACAAAAAGATCTTGCCGATAATAAATCGGCTTACATTAGAAAATCCGAATTGGGGATACCAATGGATACAATCCGAATTACAATACCTTGGTATTGATATTCCGTTAACTACTCTTCGAAGAATTATCCTAAGAATAAAACCTTTACCTCCTAAAATCGAAATTTTAAGGAAACGTTGGAAAACATTCCTGAAAAACCAAACTGCTCATATCGCAGCGATGGATTTCCTTACAATCAAATGTTTTGGCTTTACCACTTTATATTGCTTTTTTATTATAGAACATCACTCCAGACGCGTTCTGCATTTTAATCTTACTTTTCAACCTTCTGCGGAATGGATGATTCGACAGCTAAAGGATACATTCCCGTTTCAGTCAAATATTCAATATCTGATTTTAGACAACGATTCCATGTTTAACCAAGCTGTTTTAAATTCCATGATCCAACTGGGAATTAGCCCCATACGAACTTCTATTAAATCCCCATGGCAAAACGCATTTGCAGAAAGATGGATTGGATCTGTTCGTAAAGATCTACTGAACCATATTATCGTTTTCGGAGAGAACCATGCGAGATCTCTTCTGAAAGAATATGTTCAATACTACAATAAAATGCGACCTCACCAGGGACTCGACGGAGATACTCCTACCGGAAGAATTGTTTCAAGTAGAGCTTCTCCGGAAATTCCACTTCAATCGCATCCGGTTTTGAATGGACTAATTCACTTTTATGACTGGAAGAAGGAGGCCGCATAA
- a CDS encoding rhomboid family intramembrane serine protease, translated as MASFSSGFGVSTSPLVRKLLILNIAIFGIEFILSLVAQPILLAILGLFGLTPGLVLEKFFGWQLLTYSFLHSPNMLIGFLFEMFAFWMFGSALESHWGTRNFLRYFMFCIFGGGVATVLASLFGFQQGTVLGISAVLYGLITAYALIWPNRELLFWGIFPIKAKYLAALILVVLVLLGLQSGTPIANGLGGFAAGGLYFLYYTKVKYKFGFKLPSFSFSRWRQKRKMVRWQEEMKTREEAKEEVDRLLEKISKEGMNSLNKKEKKFLKEASTKYYEAKD; from the coding sequence ATGGCGTCTTTCTCTAGCGGATTCGGTGTCTCGACCTCTCCCCTCGTTCGTAAACTTTTGATCTTAAATATAGCGATTTTCGGGATAGAGTTTATTCTAAGCCTGGTAGCCCAACCCATACTTTTAGCCATCCTTGGGCTATTCGGACTGACTCCCGGCCTAGTCCTAGAAAAGTTTTTCGGCTGGCAGTTATTGACTTACAGCTTCCTCCATTCCCCTAATATGCTGATCGGCTTCCTATTCGAGATGTTCGCATTTTGGATGTTCGGGTCTGCGTTAGAGTCTCATTGGGGAACCAGGAATTTTTTACGTTATTTTATGTTCTGTATCTTCGGAGGCGGAGTTGCTACGGTGCTTGCCTCCCTTTTTGGATTCCAACAAGGGACGGTGCTCGGGATTTCCGCAGTCCTATACGGATTAATCACTGCTTACGCATTGATCTGGCCAAATAGAGAACTTTTATTTTGGGGGATTTTTCCTATCAAAGCAAAGTATCTGGCAGCTTTAATCCTAGTCGTTTTAGTACTTTTAGGATTACAATCCGGAACTCCAATCGCGAACGGGCTCGGAGGCTTCGCTGCTGGCGGACTTTACTTTCTATATTATACTAAAGTAAAATATAAATTCGGGTTCAAATTACCAAGTTTCTCTTTTTCCAGATGGAGACAAAAAAGAAAGATGGTTCGTTGGCAAGAAGAGATGAAAACCAGAGAAGAGGCGAAAGAGGAAGTAGATCGTCTTTTAGAAAAAATTTCTAAAGAAGGAATGAATTCTCTGAATAAAAAAGAGAAAAAATTCTTGAAAGAAGCTTCGACCAAATATTACGAAGCGAAGGATTAG
- a CDS encoding MBL fold metallo-hydrolase has product MEIFLYGVRGSIPAPLSNEEYREKVISILRLVAKSEGKAFSSPEEWFDQLPEPLNYVVGGNTTCVRIIGSSGVELVVDLGTGARVLGEDLVREKFGQGKGEASVFFTHTHWDHIHGIPFFKPMYIPGNKFTFYSPLEDLPERLKYQQEPRFFPIHFDHFGSERNFHKLQKGEVLEIGGVKIEWLALKHPGGSIAYKFTENGKSFIFATDAEYNGEDFPLIQEQKPFFKGADLLVLDAQYTLDESFQKFDWGHTAYTMAVNCASSWEVKKLALTHHEPAYSDEILAIILDDARTHAENLGAKDLSIVLAREGMKFKLV; this is encoded by the coding sequence ATGGAAATCTTCTTGTACGGAGTCCGGGGCTCAATTCCTGCCCCCTTATCGAATGAGGAATACAGGGAGAAAGTAATTTCCATATTGAGACTGGTTGCCAAGTCGGAGGGAAAAGCTTTCTCTTCTCCCGAAGAATGGTTCGATCAGTTGCCAGAACCTCTGAATTATGTGGTAGGCGGAAATACTACCTGCGTTCGGATCATTGGTTCTTCCGGGGTGGAGCTGGTTGTGGATCTAGGAACTGGAGCCAGAGTTTTGGGAGAAGACTTGGTCCGAGAAAAATTCGGGCAAGGCAAGGGAGAAGCTTCCGTCTTTTTTACTCATACCCACTGGGATCATATCCATGGGATCCCTTTTTTCAAACCGATGTACATTCCCGGAAACAAGTTCACCTTCTATTCTCCCTTAGAAGATCTTCCGGAAAGATTAAAATACCAACAAGAACCCAGATTTTTCCCGATCCATTTCGACCATTTCGGTTCAGAAAGAAATTTCCATAAGCTCCAAAAGGGAGAAGTCCTGGAAATTGGCGGTGTAAAAATAGAATGGCTCGCTCTCAAACATCCCGGAGGCTCCATCGCTTACAAATTCACCGAAAATGGGAAAAGTTTTATTTTTGCCACTGATGCCGAATACAATGGCGAGGATTTTCCTCTCATCCAGGAGCAAAAACCATTCTTTAAAGGCGCAGATCTTTTGGTTTTGGACGCCCAGTACACTCTGGACGAATCCTTTCAAAAATTTGATTGGGGCCATACTGCTTACACTATGGCAGTCAATTGTGCTTCTTCCTGGGAGGTCAAAAAACTGGCTTTGACCCACCATGAACCCGCCTATTCCGACGAAATTTTAGCCATCATCTTGGATGACGCCAGAACCCATGCTGAAAATCTTGGAGCTAAGGACCTATCCATTGTACTGGCTAGAGAAGGAATGAAATTCAAACTCGTATGA
- a CDS encoding penicillin-binding protein 1A, giving the protein MNLFSEGIHRATKTLLIFALLGGLFFGYIIAEVDEGGELAILASYQPTTPTRLYDINGVVYAELYRHKQQLLKYQDIPPHVVQAFLSVEDNNFFNHFGIDFSAILRAAAVNVISGRIKQGGSTLTQQLAKTVLNNRKKSFIRKFVEALFTLQIEQEYSKEEILEIYFNLIYLGHGTTGLASAADVYFHKDVSDLDVAEAALLARLPKAPVDYSPYKNPAASKRAHLEVLKLMASQGFVPNDKVQTIHDEFWEKYWPIVITQSPSQSTWGTKLNRAPHFTEFVRQRLLKELGEDRIYSGGLKIYTTLDIRKQEIAQDELRKALKKHDDLVSGVTVNYAGGADRGLVGLYNFIGSLFPVAPPFVSRLDDKANFRVALEKELIDSADVLSLLLPADNESAAFTEFQKRSAVFGKNLHVEGAAITIDHTNGYIETMVGGYEFTPKNQFNRAVQARRQTGSSFKPFVYGAAIAERIVGSGTGIMDAPLTTLTEEGEGWSPQDFDGDFQGMVPLSRALSMSLNIVSVQVFLRTGADAVIDFASRLTKADKSRFMPSPALALGIAELSPYEMAVGYSIIANKGRNVIPLSVRYVIDQSGNVIYNEELKVREELDKEAEDGSIQIISEGTAYILRKMLTMVAMGGTAANGLHSPDQGNYRGIAAGKTGSTSSFTNAWYCGFDPKLTTVIWLGFDKSSISLGRGQAAGVLAVPIWGKMYRRFYNGENYPTFENEHGLDPQPEEVQGGGTCAYNGLSPKPGVCPVTQNLTLKPITVAGVTKSVQANRQCDGDRDHHKSIDFREFLQLEYQISDEEIGKTERKFKPQAD; this is encoded by the coding sequence ATGAATCTATTTAGCGAAGGAATTCACAGAGCTACAAAAACACTTTTGATCTTTGCCTTGCTGGGCGGTCTGTTTTTCGGATACATTATCGCGGAAGTGGATGAGGGGGGAGAGCTTGCGATCTTAGCTTCTTACCAACCTACCACACCAACTCGTCTATACGATATCAATGGTGTAGTGTATGCGGAGTTATATCGCCATAAACAACAACTTCTGAAATACCAAGATATTCCTCCTCATGTGGTCCAAGCATTCCTTTCCGTAGAGGATAATAATTTTTTCAACCACTTTGGGATAGATTTCTCAGCAATCCTTCGCGCGGCGGCAGTCAACGTTATCTCGGGTAGGATCAAACAAGGTGGATCCACTCTTACTCAACAGCTAGCTAAAACAGTTTTGAATAATAGGAAAAAATCCTTTATTCGTAAATTCGTAGAAGCACTGTTTACTCTTCAGATAGAACAAGAATATTCTAAAGAAGAAATATTAGAAATTTATTTTAACTTAATATACCTGGGTCATGGAACAACGGGTCTTGCTTCTGCGGCAGATGTGTATTTCCATAAGGATGTTTCCGACTTAGATGTTGCGGAAGCAGCACTTCTTGCAAGACTTCCTAAGGCACCGGTGGATTATTCTCCTTATAAAAATCCTGCTGCTTCTAAAAGAGCTCATTTGGAAGTCCTAAAACTTATGGCTTCTCAAGGATTTGTTCCAAACGATAAGGTCCAGACCATTCACGACGAATTCTGGGAAAAATACTGGCCTATCGTAATCACTCAATCTCCTTCTCAATCTACTTGGGGAACTAAGCTGAACAGGGCTCCTCATTTTACGGAATTCGTAAGGCAAAGATTATTAAAAGAATTGGGAGAAGATAGGATCTACAGTGGTGGCCTAAAAATTTATACCACTCTGGATATCCGCAAGCAGGAGATCGCTCAAGACGAACTTCGTAAGGCTCTCAAAAAACATGATGATCTGGTTTCAGGTGTTACGGTAAATTATGCTGGTGGCGCTGATCGAGGTCTTGTAGGACTTTATAATTTTATAGGTTCCTTATTCCCTGTGGCTCCTCCTTTTGTAAGCCGTTTAGATGATAAGGCAAACTTCAGAGTTGCGCTCGAAAAAGAACTTATCGATTCGGCGGATGTTCTCAGTTTACTTCTTCCTGCGGATAATGAGTCCGCCGCATTTACTGAATTCCAGAAAAGATCTGCGGTATTCGGTAAAAACCTTCACGTAGAAGGAGCCGCTATCACAATAGATCATACCAACGGCTATATAGAAACAATGGTCGGAGGATATGAATTCACTCCTAAAAACCAATTCAATCGCGCGGTTCAGGCGAGAAGACAGACTGGATCTTCTTTCAAACCTTTTGTGTATGGGGCTGCGATCGCAGAACGTATCGTAGGTTCCGGAACTGGGATCATGGATGCACCTTTAACCACCTTAACGGAAGAAGGAGAAGGTTGGTCTCCTCAGGATTTTGACGGGGATTTCCAAGGGATGGTCCCACTTTCTAGAGCACTTTCCATGTCCTTGAATATTGTTTCTGTGCAGGTGTTCCTACGCACGGGCGCGGATGCAGTCATAGATTTCGCTTCTCGTTTAACAAAGGCTGATAAGAGCAGATTTATGCCAAGTCCTGCGCTTGCATTGGGGATTGCTGAACTTTCTCCGTATGAAATGGCAGTGGGATATTCTATTATTGCAAATAAGGGAAGAAATGTGATCCCACTTTCTGTTCGATATGTGATCGATCAGTCAGGAAATGTAATTTATAACGAAGAACTAAAAGTCAGGGAAGAATTAGATAAAGAAGCAGAAGACGGTTCTATTCAGATCATCAGCGAAGGTACAGCATATATTCTTCGCAAAATGTTGACCATGGTTGCCATGGGCGGAACTGCTGCAAACGGACTCCATTCTCCTGACCAAGGAAATTACAGAGGGATTGCTGCCGGAAAAACTGGATCCACTTCTTCTTTTACAAATGCTTGGTACTGCGGATTCGATCCTAAATTGACCACTGTCATTTGGCTTGGATTTGATAAGAGTTCTATTTCACTCGGAAGAGGCCAGGCTGCTGGAGTCCTTGCAGTTCCTATTTGGGGAAAAATGTACCGTCGTTTCTATAACGGTGAGAATTATCCGACTTTCGAGAATGAACACGGTTTGGATCCGCAACCCGAAGAAGTACAAGGCGGGGGAACCTGCGCGTATAATGGATTGTCTCCTAAACCCGGAGTATGTCCTGTTACCCAGAACTTGACCTTAAAACCGATTACTGTAGCAGGTGTGACAAAATCCGTCCAAGCAAACCGCCAATGCGACGGAGACCGGGACCATCATAAGTCGATAGATTTTAGAGAATTCCTGCAATTGGAATACCAGATCAGCGACGAAGAGATCGGAAAAACGGAACGTAAGTTTAAACCGCAAGCGGACTAG
- the odhB gene encoding 2-oxoglutarate dehydrogenase complex dihydrolipoyllysine-residue succinyltransferase has translation MSIEIKVPEMGESITEATIANWVKKEGERVEQDEVLVELETDKVTMEVPAPSAGVLQKINKKPGETVKIKEVIGIIDPSASAKSTPTSSTPSSTNTAQTNTTNATQNDTLPPAVRKLIDDNGLNPASISGSGKNGQITKEDVLNAIANKQSAQPAAAVSAAPAPAKSAPSPEIPKAVPAASRSNLPRENVVPMTKLRQTIANRLVAAQHNAALLTTFNEVDMGAVMDLRAKYKDKFKDAHNINLGFMSFFTKAVIGALKFVPAINAEIRGTDLVYKNYFDIGVAVGGPKGLVVPIVRDADLLSFAQVESEIARLANKVKDGKIDLSDMEGGTFTISNGGIYGSMMSTPILNPPQSGILGLHNIVKRAVVVNDQIVIRPMMYVALSYDHRVVDGKEAVTFLVKVKEAIEDPTRLLLEV, from the coding sequence ATGTCGATAGAGATCAAGGTTCCCGAAATGGGTGAATCCATTACGGAAGCAACAATAGCAAACTGGGTAAAAAAAGAAGGCGAACGAGTAGAACAGGACGAGGTCCTGGTGGAATTGGAAACCGATAAGGTGACCATGGAGGTACCGGCCCCCTCGGCGGGAGTTCTCCAAAAAATTAACAAGAAGCCGGGGGAGACGGTCAAGATCAAAGAAGTGATCGGAATCATTGACCCTTCTGCCTCCGCAAAAAGCACTCCTACTTCAAGCACTCCTTCCTCAACAAATACTGCACAAACTAACACGACTAACGCAACGCAGAATGATACACTTCCTCCTGCAGTTCGTAAATTGATAGATGATAACGGATTAAATCCTGCTTCTATCTCTGGTTCCGGTAAGAACGGACAGATCACCAAAGAAGACGTGTTAAACGCAATTGCAAATAAACAGTCAGCACAACCCGCTGCTGCGGTTTCCGCGGCTCCAGCACCGGCTAAGTCTGCTCCTTCTCCTGAAATTCCTAAAGCGGTTCCTGCTGCTTCTCGTAGTAATCTTCCGAGAGAAAACGTTGTTCCGATGACTAAACTTCGCCAGACGATCGCAAATCGTTTGGTTGCAGCTCAGCATAACGCAGCATTACTCACTACTTTTAACGAAGTGGATATGGGTGCTGTGATGGACCTTCGTGCTAAATACAAGGACAAGTTCAAAGACGCGCATAATATTAATTTAGGTTTTATGAGCTTCTTCACTAAGGCAGTGATCGGAGCTTTAAAATTTGTTCCTGCAATCAACGCAGAAATTCGTGGTACTGATCTAGTTTATAAAAACTACTTCGATATCGGTGTGGCTGTTGGAGGTCCAAAGGGTCTGGTAGTTCCGATTGTTCGTGACGCGGATCTTTTAAGCTTCGCTCAGGTTGAATCCGAAATTGCTCGCCTCGCTAATAAGGTGAAGGATGGAAAAATCGATCTTTCCGATATGGAAGGTGGAACATTCACCATCTCCAACGGAGGGATCTACGGCTCCATGATGTCCACTCCTATATTGAATCCACCTCAAAGTGGAATTTTAGGACTTCATAATATTGTAAAACGTGCGGTAGTGGTTAACGACCAGATCGTTATACGACCTATGATGTATGTTGCCCTTTCTTATGACCATAGGGTTGTAGATGGAAAAGAAGCAGTAACCTTCCTCGTAAAAGTAAAAGAAGCGATCGAAGATCCGACCCGCCTTCTTTTAGAAGTCTAA
- the lpdA gene encoding dihydrolipoyl dehydrogenase, which translates to MAEQYDVLVIGSGPGGYVGAIRAAQLGFKTGIIEKRKTLGGTCLNVGCIPSKALLDSSEEYHKVLHKTDIHGIGVGKVTLDLNKLMERKNTIVKEVTDGVDYLMKKNKITRYEGFGKLLGGGEVEVALTDGKKEVLSAKHIVLATGSVPIDIPGLPVDGKSIITSDHAIDLRTVPKKLVVIGAGVIGLELGSVWGRLGAEVTVVELLPGLLPTVDRSFGSLLQRSLESQGFNFLFEHKVLGATASKSGAKVKIAAPDGKESELDADVVLVAVGRKPFIDGIGLEAAGVQLTERKRIKVDSHFQTSAAGIYAIGDVIDGPMLAHKAEEEGVALAELLAGQSGHVNYAAVPSIIYTWPEMAWVGKGEEELKSAGVEYKVGKSLFKPNARAKAMNEAEGQVKILADKKTDKVLGAFVFGPRASDMIAELAVAVEFGASSEDIARSFHAHPTLSEVVKEAAMAVDKWAIHA; encoded by the coding sequence ATGGCGGAACAATACGACGTATTAGTTATCGGATCGGGACCCGGAGGTTATGTGGGCGCGATCCGAGCGGCCCAACTCGGGTTCAAAACAGGGATCATCGAAAAAAGAAAAACTTTGGGAGGAACCTGCTTGAACGTAGGTTGTATCCCTTCCAAAGCACTTTTGGATTCTTCTGAAGAATATCATAAAGTTTTACATAAGACTGATATCCATGGGATCGGAGTTGGTAAGGTCACTCTGGACCTAAACAAACTCATGGAGCGTAAGAACACTATCGTCAAAGAAGTCACAGACGGTGTAGACTACTTGATGAAAAAGAACAAGATCACTCGTTATGAGGGTTTTGGGAAATTGCTCGGAGGGGGCGAGGTAGAAGTCGCTCTCACTGACGGCAAAAAAGAAGTCCTAAGCGCAAAACATATCGTTCTGGCAACAGGTTCTGTTCCGATAGATATTCCAGGTCTGCCAGTGGACGGAAAGTCTATCATCACTTCCGACCATGCAATCGATCTAAGAACCGTTCCTAAAAAACTGGTGGTGATCGGCGCAGGTGTTATCGGTTTAGAGTTAGGTTCCGTTTGGGGAAGACTTGGGGCAGAGGTTACAGTGGTGGAACTCCTACCAGGGCTTTTACCTACAGTAGACAGATCCTTCGGTAGCTTATTACAGAGAAGTTTAGAGTCCCAAGGTTTTAATTTCTTATTCGAACATAAGGTATTAGGAGCGACTGCTTCTAAATCGGGTGCTAAAGTAAAGATTGCGGCACCGGATGGAAAAGAATCCGAACTGGATGCGGACGTTGTTCTTGTGGCAGTCGGTCGTAAACCATTTATCGATGGGATCGGATTAGAAGCTGCCGGGGTCCAATTAACAGAGAGAAAAAGGATCAAGGTAGATTCTCATTTCCAAACCAGCGCAGCCGGTATCTATGCGATCGGTGACGTAATCGACGGACCTATGCTTGCTCATAAGGCAGAAGAAGAAGGTGTTGCACTTGCAGAATTACTCGCAGGTCAATCCGGACACGTTAATTACGCTGCGGTTCCGAGCATTATCTATACTTGGCCTGAAATGGCTTGGGTTGGAAAAGGTGAAGAAGAACTTAAAAGCGCCGGTGTAGAATACAAAGTAGGTAAGTCATTATTCAAGCCGAATGCAAGAGCTAAGGCTATGAACGAAGCGGAAGGCCAAGTCAAAATTTTAGCAGATAAAAAAACGGATAAGGTATTGGGAGCGTTTGTGTTCGGGCCTAGAGCTTCGGATATGATCGCTGAACTTGCGGTTGCAGTAGAGTTCGGTGCTTCTTCGGAAGATATAGCACGTTCTTTCCACGCACATCCTACATTGTCCGAAGTCGTAAAAGAGGCCGCTATGGCCGTAGACAAGTGGGCAATTCACGCTTAA